One region of Cucurbita pepo subsp. pepo cultivar mu-cu-16 chromosome LG03, ASM280686v2, whole genome shotgun sequence genomic DNA includes:
- the LOC111790627 gene encoding uncharacterized protein LOC111790627 encodes MAITLSLPKLPIIAPIASSKLPLPSIPTKLHFSQNPKSPRTFFVQSVRNLKPYTLPLTALTLPFFLHPQDALAAGGEFGILEGRSIALIHPVVMGGLFVWTLWAGYLGWQWRRVRTIQNEINELKKQVVPAAVAPDGKPVQAPPSPTELKIQQLTEERKELIKGSFRDRHFNAGSIILGFGVLEAIGGGLNTWLRTGKLFPGPHLFAGAGITVLWALAAALVPAMQKGNETARNLHIALNALTLVLFVWQIPTGLDIVLKVFEFTTWP; translated from the exons ATGGCCATTACTCTCAGCCTTCCAAAACTCCCCATTATTGCTCCCATTGCTTCCTCCAAGCTTCCACTTCCCTCCATTCCAACCAAATTGCACTTCTCTCAAAACCCCAAATCTCCGCGCACTTTCTTCGTTCAGAGTGTTCGTAATCTCAAACCCTATACCCTTCCCCTTACCGCTCTCACATTGCCATTCTTCCTTCATCCACAG GATGCACTTGCTGCTGGAGGGGAGTTTGGGATTTTGGAGGGAAGATCAATTGCCCTCATCCACCCTGTTGTTATGGGTGGTCTTTTTGTCTGGACACTCTGGGCTGGCTATTTGGGCTGGCAATGGCGGCGAGTCAGGACGATTCAGAATGAAATTAATGAGCTCAAGAAGCAAGTGGTGCCTGCGGCAGTAGCCCCAGATGGGAAGCCTGTTCAAGCACCTCCATCTCCCACGGAATTGAAGATTCAGCAGCTCACAGAG GAGAGGAAAGAGCTGATCAAAGGGTCCTTCAGAGATAGACACTTCAATGCTGGTTCCATAATATTAGGATTCGGAGTTTTGGAAGCAATCGGTGGAGGCTTAAATACATGGCTTAGAACAGGAAAGCTTTTTCCAGGCCCTCATTTGTTTGCAGGAGCAG GGATAACTGTTCTGTGGGCGCTGGCAGCTGCTCTTGTACCTGCAATGCAGAAGGGAAATGAGACAGCCAGAAATCTTCACATTGCGCTGAATGCATTAACTCTCGTACTCTTTGTATGGCAGATCCCCACTGGACTTGACATTGTCCTCAAAGTGTTTGAATTCACTACCTGGCCTTAA
- the LOC111790617 gene encoding pentatricopeptide repeat-containing protein At5g08510: protein MNQLKQIHAYSLRNGVDYTKFLIEKLLQIPNLPYACTLFDLIPKPSVFLYNKFIQTFSSIGHHHRCWLLYYQMCLQGCSPNHHSFTFLFPACASFLNAYPGQMLHSHFCKSGFASDVFALTALLDMYGKLGILKSARQLFDEKPVRDIPTWNSMIAGYARSGYMGAALDLFDKMPTRNVISWTALISGYAQNGKYAKALEMFLRLENEKGTKPNEVTIASVLPACAHLGALDIGKRIEAYARKNGFFKNLYVSNAILEVHARCGNIEEARRVFDEIGSKRNLCSWNTMIMGLAVHGRCCDALQLYDQMLMQRTRPDDVTFVGLLLACTHGGMVAKGRQLFESMERKFQIAPKLEHYGCLVDLLGRAGEIEEAYSLIQSMPMLPDSVIWGALLGACSFHGNVELGEVAAESLFKLEPWNPGNYVILSNIYASAGDWSGVARVRKMMKGGHIRKRAGCSYIEVGDGIHEFIVEDRSHPKSDEIYALLHAVYAIIKLHNQNEGEEELLYSSYI from the exons ATGAACCAATTGAAGCAGATTCATGCCTACAGCCTCAGAAACGGCGTAGATTATACCAAATTCCTCATCGAAAAACTCCTGCAGATCCCAAATCTACCGTATGCTTGCACCCTCTTCGACCTTATTCCTAAACcttctgtttttctttacAACAAGTTTATTCAAACATTTTCTTCCATTGGTCACCACCACCGATGCTGGTTGCTTTACTATCAAATGTGCCTCCAAGGTTGCTCTCCCAATCACCATTCATTCACCTTTCTCTTTCCCGCATGCGCTTCCTTTTTAAATGCTTACCCTGGTCAGATGCTTCATTCCCATTTCTGTAAGTCCGGATTTGCCTCCGATGTATTTGCTTTGACGGCGTTGTTGGACATGTATGGGAAATTGGGGATTTTGAAGTCTGCACGCCAACTGTTTGATGAAAAGCCTGTTCGAGATATACCCACTTGGAATTCGATGATTGCAGGTTATGCGAGGTCCGGGTACATGGGGGCAGCATTGGACTTGTTCGACAAAATGCCTACGAGAAATGTGATCTCTTGGACAGCCTTGATATCTGGATATGCGCAGAATGGAAAGTATGCGAAGGCCTTGGAGATGTTTCTGAGGTTGGAAAACGAGAAAGGCACTAAACCGAATGAGGTGACCATAGCCAGTGTTCTTCCTGCCTGTGCCCATCTTGGGGCGTTGGATATTGGGAAGAGGATTGAAGCCTACGCTCGGAAGAATGGGTTTTTCAAAAACTTGTATGTGAGCAATGCGATACTGGAAGTGCATGCTAGGTGCGGTAACATTGAGGAAGCTAGGCGAGTTTTTGATGAGATTGGAAGCAAAAGAAATTTGTGCTCATGGAATACCATGATAATGGGATTGGCTGTTCATGGAAGATGCTGTGATGCTCTTCAGCTTTATGATCAAATGTTG ATGCAAAGAACAAGACCCGATGACGTGACATTTGTAGGGCTGCTCTTGGCTTGCACTCACGGGGGCATGGTTGCGAAAGGTCGACAACTCTTTGAATCAATGGAGAGAAAGTTTCAAATTGCTCCCAAATTAGAGCACTATGGGTGCTTGGTCGACCTATTGGGCAGGGCGGGAGAGATAGAAGAAGCTTACAGCCTCATTCAGAGCATGCCAATGCTTCCTGATTCTGTTATATGGGGAGCTCTTCTGGGAGCTTGCAGCTTCCACGGCAATGTTGAACTGGGTGAAGTAGCAGCTGAGTCCTTATTCAAGCTGGAGCCATGGAACCCTGGAAACTACGTCATTCTCTCAAACATTTACGCATCGGCCGGGGATTGGTCCGGAGTTGCGAGGGtgaggaagatgatgaaggGAGGGCATATCAGGAAGAGAGCAGGATGTAGTTATATTGAAGTGGGAGATGGGATTCATGAGTTCATTGTGGAAGATAGATCACATCCGAAGAGTGATGAAATATATGCTTTACTTCATGCCGTTTATGCCATTATTAAACTTCATAACCAAAACGAAGGTGAAGAAGAACTACTGTATTCTTCATACATATGa
- the LOC111790620 gene encoding AAA-ATPase At2g46620-like, producing the protein MELFFRLFFVIFIGICFCWLLRIVLFRTGFVFVVKKWWRNLEDCFHVYQSFRIPEFNQSSQQNHLYRKVSAYLTSLSSLEDSDFTNLITGNAPNDIILRLDSNQTVQDNFLGAKLLWTNEENGSRNFVLRIRKADKRRILRPYLQHIHTLTADVIEQRKGDLKLFMNSKPNNQSDTRWKSIQFKHPSTFDSISMETDLKERVKSDLESFLKSKQYYHRLGRVWKRSYLLYGPSGTGKSSFVAAMANFLSYNVYDIDLFKVSDDSDLKLLLLQTTTKSIIVVEDLDRFLMDKSSTLSLSALLNFMDGILTSCCAEERVMVFTVNCKDLVDPAVLRPGRIDVHIHFPLCDFSAFKNLANNYLGVKDHKLFPQVEEIFQNGASLSPAEISELMITNRNSPSRAIKSVITALQTDVERRRISSIGRRLSDCGSRKSVAESVESGGVLCSENTQTGKELRKLYGFLRMKSNKISQTFDTSPMRKDS; encoded by the coding sequence ATGGAGTTGTTTTTCAGATTGTTTTTTGTAATCTTCATCGGAATTTGTTTCTGTTGGTTGTTGCGGATTGTTTTATTCAGGACCGGATTCGTTTTCGTGGTCAAGAAATGGTGGAGAAACCTAGAAGATTGTTTCCATGTTTACCAGTCTTTCAGAATCCCGGAATTCAATCAAAGTTCTCAACAGAATCACCTATATCGAAAAGTCTCTGCTTATCTTACGTCTTTATCGTCCCTGGAGGATTCCGACTTCACCAATCTCATCACCGGAAACGCCCCCAATGACATTATTCTCCGCCTGGATTCCAATCAGACGGTTCAGGACAATTTTTTGGGGGCGAAACTGCTTTGGACCAATGAAGAAAATGGTTCCAGAAATTTTGTGTTGAGGATTCGAAAGGCTGATAAGCGCCGAATCCTCCGCCCTTATCTTCAGCACATTCATACCCTAACTGCCGATGTGATTGAGCAGAGGAAAGGGGACTTGAAGCTTTTTATGAATTCAAAACCTAATAATCAGTCGGATACAAGATGGAAATCGATTCAATTCAAACATCCATCCACTTTCGATTCGATTTCCATGGAAACAGATCTCAAAGAAAGGGTCAAATCCGATCTCGAATCGTTTCTCAAATCCAAACAATATTACCACAGATTAGGCAGAGTTTGGAAACGAAGTTACCTTCTATACGGCCCTTCCGGAACTGGAAAATCTAGCTTCGTCGCCGCTATGGCGAATTTCCTCTCCTACAATGTCTACGATATCGACCTCTTCAAAGTCTCCGATGATTCTGATCTCAAGCTTCTTCTGCTACAGACCACGACCAAGTCGATAATCGTCGTCGAGGATCTTGATCGGTTTCTGATGGACAAATCGTCGACGTTGAGCCTATCGGCGTTACTGAACTTCATGGATGGAATATTAACATCGTGCTGCGCGGAGGAGAGAGTGATGGTTTTCACCGTCAATTGCAAAGACCTGGTTGACCCGGCGGTTCTCCGACCTGGCCGTATCGATGTTCACATCCATTTTCCACTCTGCGATTTCTCTGCTTTCAAGAATCTCGCAAACAACTACCTAGGCGTGAAGGATCACAAATTGTTCCCTCAGGTTGAAGAAATATTCCAAAACGGCGCCAGTTTAAGCCCGGCCGAGATCAGCGAGTTGATGATCACGAACCGAAACTCGCCTAGCCGTGCAATAAAATCGGTCATCACGGCGTTACAGACAGACGTCGAGCGACGGAGAATCAGCAGCATCGGACGGCGACTGAGCGACTGCGGGTCGAGGAAGTCCGTCGCCGAATCCGTCGAATCAGGCGGCGTATTGTGCAGCGAAAACACTCAGACCGGAAAAGAGCTGAGAAAATTGTACGGGTTTCTAAGGATGAAAAGCAACAAAATATCTCAGACGTTCGATACGTCTCCTATGCGGAAAGATAGTTGA
- the LOC111790632 gene encoding uncharacterized protein LOC111790632, whose protein sequence is MAARFGRSLYRFSSVNRPTAPAPRYPSTEPRPTSPTTEPRPASPPRMASNTNPKSPEPKQKAMVHKGKTQKAQQPNAINIAGENVGAVMEIVESSKGEGGHVVKKKETARGVVSNVDDTLNDQHKDASKHHKPGAQKAPASSSLPTTTFLNNNFQTLNNSLVFDASLAHRHPGLHLAFSRKQHHGIL, encoded by the exons ATGGCCGCTCGCTTTGGTCGTTCCTTATACCGTTTCTCTTCGGTCAACCGCCCCACTGCCCCCGCCCCGCGCTATCCTTCAACGGAACCCCGACCTACCTCGCCCACCACTGAGCCCCGTCCTGCTTCTCCACCGCGGATGGCCTCCAACACTAACCCTAA GTCACCCGAGCCCAAACAGAAGGCGATGGTCCACAAGGGCAAGACCCAGAAGGCGCAGCAGCCAAATGCAATAAACATCGCGGGAGAAAATGTTGGGGCGGTGATGGAAATTGTCGAGTCCTCAAAAGGGGAAGGGGGACATGttgtaaagaagaaagagacgGCGAGGGGTGTAGTGAGCAACGTCGACGACACTCTCAATGATCAACACAAGGACGCTTCTAAACACCACAAGCCCGGCGCCCAAAAAGCACCCGCTTCCTCATCGCTGCCGACAACCACTTTTCTGAACAACAATTTTCAAACCCTAAACAATTCCCTTGTTTTCGATGCATCTTTGGCTCACCGTCACCCCGGTTTGCACCTCGCTTTCTCCCGGAAGCAACACCACGGAATACTCTAG
- the LOC111790636 gene encoding cytochrome b5-like translates to MASDPKVFVFDEVAKHNHQQDCWVIISGKVYDVTSFLEDHPGGDEVLLLATERDATDDFEEVGHSLTASEQMEEYYVGNLDMATLPKAGANRPPAPQSGTATTAAAKPTAAAPPPPTTTSSDESPGSLIKVLQVLIPLLILGIAFYMQYYGKKQ, encoded by the exons ATGGCTTCGGATCCTAAGGTTTTCGTCTTCGATGAAGTGGCTAAACACAATCACCAGCAGGATTGTTGGGTTATAATCTCTGGAAAG GTGTATGATGTCACCTCCTTTCTAGAAGATCATCCTGGAGGTGATGAAGTCTTGCTGTTAGCTACTG AAAGAGATGCCACTGATGATTTTGAAGAAGTGGGTCACAGTTTAACTGCGTCGGagcaaatggaagaatattatGTTGGTAATCTGGACATGGCTACCCTTCCAAAGGCAGGTGCCAATCGACCACCAGCACCCCAATCGGGGACAGCGacaacagcagcagcaaaaCCAACGGCAGcagcaccaccaccaccaacaaCAACGTCATCAGATGAATCTCCAGGATCTTTGATAAAAGTATTGCAGGTTCTGATTCCCCTGCTGATTTTGGGTATTGCATTTTATATGCAATACTATGGCAAGAAACAGTAA